In Quercus robur chromosome 11, dhQueRobu3.1, whole genome shotgun sequence, the sequence TTTGGCTACAATTCTTCAACTTTACAATTACTGCACACAATGAGTTCCTACATGAAATCAGGAACATTTTCCTATGGACACAAAAATCTCATTGTCAGTCACATCTTCCTTCAGAAGAAAACTATTTCCAAATTTGCTATCATTAGAAAACTGAAAGTCTAAGCTACATGTTGGGAGTAAAACATTAGTATTTTGAGAGGAGAAAtcacctaaaaaataataataattggaaTCTGAGATATCAATCAGAAGCAAACAGCACCACATGGTCTAGTCTCAGCCAGAAAGAAATACATTGCAAATGGAGAATGTTTGAATCACTAGAGATGCAATTACTGGCTTTCTAAATTGTCCAAGGACATAATGCATGAATATATTACATGCCTTCATTCACTGTACAATCTTATCACTACCTTTCCATTTTCAGTATTTAATTgggaaaaaaagttaattaacaCATTAAAAGTTTAACTCAggtataaaagaaagaaaaacagcaattataattttttcttatgaagaaatagtaatttattactCCAAACACAAATGATGTCTAGCAAACCAAAACAGGACAAAAACAATATGTCAAATTCCTGAGATGAACACCACTCTAAGGATCTTTACATTGAGCAAACATCAACTAcacaaagaaatcaaatttgcTACTAAAGGTAGTTGGCAAACTGAAATGAGCATAAGTCATTCTAACCACaatgtcattattttttattaatttcaaatcAGGAACAGTTAACAAATCACATGAGAATTTAAGTTGGGCCCGATTGGTAAagttgttctagtaacgttgtttaagtgttgtggaaatacTTGTAGGTGAAAAAGTATTATGGAAATACAtgttttgttgtttaaacaacaaaaactgttgtttaatcaacacaaccaaacaaaccctaaaattttcaaatccatgcaaatgaaataaataagcATTCAACTAGGAATTGACATAGAATGAATTGGTTTTCTGAGGGAGAGAAATTAGTCTTCCCACAGTAAGACATCGTCCTCAGTTTGACGGTTGGGATCAATACaatcaagaaattcaaaatatgGACAATATAATAGAGATATAATTTGTAGCACAGCATGGGAGAAGGAATTCATGTTCAACCTTGGTTTTTAAGTATTACTAATGTCTGACAATTAAGTGATTCAATTGATTGTCAAGCCTTTTAGACTCAACTATATTTTTTCTAGCACAAAAATATTCCAAGAAATTTACATTTCCCGATTCTCTCATAACCTCAACCTGGATTGAACTTAACTCctaaaaacaattttgaaagtgTAAGTTTTAATGCGATATTTGCATAGTATAAGTAGTCAAATGGAGGGTAGCTTACCCCATATATGGTGGAACTTCATTGCTAGTTGAGTCACATATCTTCTCTCTGCAGGATTAGAAAACTCCATGTTCATAGCCTCCTGAATTGCAGACAAGAATTCTTGCCTTGCTTTTGCAGAAATAACAAGGTAATTTGGTCCATGAATAGTGCTCAAGTCCACAACCTAAAATGAGGaaataaaaaaggttaaaaatttGCTCAGGGACATTAATTACATTAGTACATAAGCAGATGTGATAAATGGTCAAAGACAGGAAACTACGCTCTTTAGTTTATTCTCAGTTAGTTGTGAGTTTAAGTAATTGAAAGACACATTCAAAACAGCAATAAGTGACGTCAGAATTGAATGAGGGCTCATTTTTGCTGTCTCACTTTGCATGGAGTTTCATTTGTGAGATTACAACTAAATCAGGGTTCAGTACACCCAAATTGCTCTATTAAAATGTGTAACCCGTTTTACTTTAATGAAAACAATGCCATCATAATCTCAACAATCAGGAACAGAATTATTAAAATCAGGAAAGCAAACCATATCACATTATTAAGGACTAGGAACCACAGCATAATAGATGGGTAGTTTAGTTTGGAGCCAAAACTGACCACCTTCCTGCCTCTTGCTTAATATCTCTACCTTTTTTGCTCACTCACATCCCCTCCCCATTCCAGCACAGGATTTCAGATTGCAAATTATTGGTCAGAATTTTTATGatcaattataaaaattctaacctacacacacacataaaattCCCACTCATTGACTATTCTATGTTATGAAAGCTAAACTGGTTGCTTAAGCTGCCAGTGCCACCAAAAGTATATCATGTATATAACATGTCATAacttgtattattatatttttttgtaaatcatTTCACATGTGCTTAATTAGCCCATTTAAGTTGAATACTTCAATGTTCTCTGACATAAGTAACTGAATATGTAACCAGATTTACCACAAGCATGGCCATCTAAAAATATAGAAGTTATTACAATAATTTATggttaatttcatttttatagattaaaggaaaactgaaaacacgccATTTGATTTTTGTATTATCATTCAATATTATGATCATCAATTCTAACTTAAGAGATGCATGCACTTATTATTTACTCTTTATAGAGTGAAATTTTACATTACAAAGAGCAAAAacatgagaaagaaaaagggatCATTATGAGTTTATCTAAAGCATGAAACACTAAGAACCAACAATATCACAAATATCCAACTAATCATGTGTAGGAAATAGAGTTTTGCAAATGTTATTATTTCAGAATTTTCTCTCTGAACTCTACAACTAATTTACAAAGCACGAAACATTGAGAAccaacaaaattacaaatatccAACTAATCATATGTAGGAAATACAGTTTGCAAATGTTATTATTTCGTAATCTTCTCTCTGAACTCTACAACTAATTTACACTGAGCACAAATATGCAGTAATAACACAAAGTAGTGCCCATAAAGTCAAACATACATATCACAGTAATACAAAGCACAGAGAGAGGTTCAGGGATAAGGGATTAAGGGTTCATTACTTGCATCCTTGTTTTTCTACCAATTATTTGATATATCtaattatacaaattataaGTTCATTAAAATTTCCTAGTTTTTCTGCATATGCAATagtcatgaaaaaaaatttccaagtgTTTCTGCATATGCAATAGTCatgaaaaaaaaactcacaGGAATGACAGAATTGTGTCTTCATGTGTGCATGTGCAACATGCGTGTTTGATGCAGCACTAGTAGTGCACAGAGTAAAATAATGGGCAAAAAGGGAATGAGTCACAAAACTCTAGGCTTCACCACCTAGAAGTGCTTGGAGTCACCACGGAGTTTTGAGACAAAATCTCACTCAGGATATTCTCTACTCAAATTGCACCCTTTCAAACCATTCCTAAAGCCTCTGTTTACTAGCCTTCAGGGATTACATTAAGACACAATTACATCCCATAAAATTCTCAACAACATTAAAACCCCAATTCAAAAATGAGATCTGGaagaaagcataaaaataattaattctgAAACAATTTTGGTTGTGCTCCCTGCATCAGTGTGTGTTCATGTGGGTGCGTGTCCAACTGTCTTTGTGGATGAACAGACATATGTATGCACAAAAATGTATACAGATCTGTGAGTGTGTATGAGGGGGAGAGGTCGATGAAAAGTTCATAGCAGAAGGTGTTGGCATATCAACgtgactttttttgttttgaaaattactGAAAAAATATGCTTTCTTCCCTTGGCAGGACAAGTTAAGAGGGTAAGTTACAGTatttcatttaacatttttatttctattttctaataTCTTGCCAagtttacatatatatataaccataaACAATTCTATTTACATGTTATAATCCGATTTACACTCCGATAAATCCTAAACAGTTGTAAGTAATGGATTAATCACTTAAGATTAAGCCAATAATAACCAAGTTCCCATTTGATTACCCTAAGTATTTAGATGAACCAAAACACTCACCCTTTACAACACTAGTATGCACTTGGAAGAACACAACCAAGTATTTTATGTTCAATTAAGTACCCTAGGAAGCATTGAGTGTTAGTTTGGATACAAAACGCATTTGCGTTTGTGAATGGGCTgcatttttttgtgtgggtcccatgcactgttcacgagaccCGCAAGTACAGATTTCAGcaaatttctctttaaaacTGGGTGctacagcactattcacacatttaaaaattattttgctacagtgttttcagctTTCAACAATAAACAGTATCAAAACATACCCTAAATAGCATGGTATAAACATCCAGCACCCACAATCACAGTAACATAGAAAGTAAATGTGTACAAACAACTTGCCTGCTGCAACCAAGGGATTATGGAGTTCATAAATCTTTGCTCTAGGAGATATGATGTCAAAGTACTGAGAATGTCACTAACAGTCTTTGGTGACAAACTTTCCAGAACAGGACCAGTCCTATCAAGTAGCTCAACCAGAACAAGTTCATCATGTGAACAGAGAGCTTCCACATATGCAGAGTCTAGGTCCCCTTCACATAAATAACCTTTCACTCGTTTCCAAAGGTTGTTCTTACTTTCTAAACCATGTTGTCTGACATTAGTACTAGAAGCTGAAGCAAAAATAGCATTAGCATTTCTTGTTTGGCCACAACCAACATTTTGCATTCCCGGACCAGAACCTTTCTGCATGACTTTCCCCACAGGATTCCTAGTGATCTTCACCTCAGAATTTGTCCAAATATCTGTACCTTGTTTAGCAGAATTGCTTGACCTGCACCTTCCAACTGCATTTTCATCCCAAATATCAGAACTTTTTACAGACAACAATGAAGGCTGTCTATTGCGAATATCAACAGATGGTCGAGGTGTGCACGTAGAGAGTCGCGGAGAATGCACACCTTGGCTCTGCTTCAAGAGTTTGGAGCTTGCTGAATCAGAATATCTCCCCCCGAGTACAATATCTTGAGCTAGCCTGTCAACTACATGTTCTAAACCTACCACCCTTGATTGTATTGTAGTCAAGCTATCCATTACACCAGTTGTAAACACCTGcagaaaattttaatacatatgACAGTTGCCCATGCTGATGGCTAAGAAGTATCACGACAGAATGACATGTATGATAGGATAAACATTGCAAATGGAATGTAACAGATCGTGGATGTTCTTGAATGTGAAGAAAGAACAACTAATAGAAAGAGGGATGCAGAAATCATGTACCAGTCGTTACATTTATGCCCTAAGGCAATTTAGAGAGATCAATTAATCTCATAAGCTCATATTAAGCAGAGAAGATCTCATACATGACTCTATAATCTTATATACTCATATTTAGCAGAGAAGATCTTATACATGAGTCTAATTGGGTGCCTCAGgctgtttataaaaaaatgatttatgtgttatatatataggagcTCTGAACCAACAATTAAGTACAAAATTTATACTACTATCTAAGAATCCTACAGTGTTTACCTGTAAGAGATCCATTAGGTTTGACTGTTTGTTTTCAATCTCCGAAAGTTGCTTTCGAATGCAAACCATTTCATTCGCTAGTTCTGAACAACATCCACGGGTAGTTTGGGAACAAGACTCTGTAACAGTAGAATCAAGACTTCTACGATCCTGCCTCTTTGCCAAGTACATTTGTTCCTCACTACTAACTTCTTCAGCTGCAAACCGCTGAGTTCTTTGGATTGGCTTGAGTAGACCACCTTCCTCAAGGCATTCATGAGAAACTGTCACAAACTTGGTCTCAAAGTTATCAGTAGTAAGATTGGACACAGAAGAACATTCTTGTTTGTCATCCATTGGTACATATTCATACCCAGTATCCTGTGGGCTTGTACCTTCAGCACTCATTCTTTCTAATGTCTTGGTAACAGAACTACCCTCAGATTCTTCATTATGAAATTCTGCTAAAGAAACATTATGGCTTTTTGGAACAGCAATTTCAATTTGCCAATCATCTGCTTTGGAAATTTTAGGGTTTTCCACATAATTTTGACATGTTTTTCTGATAGACAAAGGAGCCCTGCCCTTAGTTGAGCCTGTACCAGTTTTCTTGAGGGTGACATCCTTCCATCCAGACTCGCTGGTACTGGTGAGATCACTGTAGTCACCTCCACAATAATTTTCTGCAGAAATTGTATGATAAAAATGACATTGAAGGGAGGCATAGAAAAAGAGAATGTAAACATATACCCACATCATAGTTCCAAGTTCTATAACTTGCTCTGTTGAACAAATTGGGTAAAAGATTTAATATGACAAAGAAGTTCAAAACAGTATAAAATGACACTTCTCTACTTCCTTCCACTGAACAACTAATACAGGAAAAGATGACACACATAATTAAAAGTTGCACAGGAGCTTATAAACTACAGTAATCATTGCAATTCCAATTTAACGTAGCCCAATAAATTCCTTACAATTCATAGaattttcatgaaaataaaGAGGAATAGGATATTATCAACCAAGGCAGGTTAACAATAAAAGATGAATAACAAGAATGATCAGACATTATCATATTCCCATCATGACCTTTTCCCCTTTCTACTTTGCTTTATATAAGCACCAGTTCCTTTCCTTCTAACTTTCTGTCTTTCTATAAACTTATGTAATCTGGAATAACAGGTGAATTAACGATCCATGTTAGATTATGAGTGTAGCAACTCTTGCATATACGGAGGTTCATTTGGGTAATTGAACCCAAGCTCAGAAAAAGGTCAATTAAGTACACTTGTGTACTGAGTGGTGTTCCTTCTTTTCACTAAATTACCTTGCTTCTcgaaaaaattatatatcaacAGACCAAATGATATACACTACAGCCAACAATTATCTTAGCCGAGGTTTAATTTCCCAAATGCCTGAATTCAATACCA encodes:
- the LOC126705820 gene encoding TORTIFOLIA1-like protein 2 isoform X2; this encodes MKKHAHMKARGTTRVNAQQVIFELKHKVVIALNKLADRDTYQIGVDELEKTAECLTPDGIAPFLSCILDTDSEQKSAVRKECIRLMGTLARFHEGLVGPHLAKMVASIVKRLKDPDSIVRDACVETVGVLASKLSNCRGETDGVFVVLVKPLFEALGEQNRQVQLGSALCLARVIDNSHDPPISILQKMLARTTKLLKNPHFMAKPAVIELNRSIIQVGGAPTQNILSGAMAGIREALKNSDWTTRKAASVALGDIAATGGSFLGSFRTSSIRSLESCRFDKVKPVRDAVLQALQYWRSLPGPDTPEPSEAGSSIKENYCGGDYSDLTSTSESGWKDVTLKKTGTGSTKGRAPLSIRKTCQNYVENPKISKADDWQIEIAVPKSHNVSLAEFHNEESEGSSVTKTLERMSAEGTSPQDTGYEYVPMDDKQECSSVSNLTTDNFETKFVTVSHECLEEGGLLKPIQRTQRFAAEEVSSEEQMYLAKRQDRRSLDSTVTESCSQTTRGCCSELANEMVCIRKQLSEIENKQSNLMDLLQVFTTGVMDSLTTIQSRVVGLEHVVDRLAQDIVLGGRYSDSASSKLLKQSQVGRCRSSNSAKQGTDIWTNSEVKITRNPVGKVMQKGSGPGMQNVGCGQTRNANAIFASASSTNVRQHGLESKNNLWKRVKGYLCEGDLDSAYVEALCSHDELVLVELLDRTGPVLESLSPKTVSDILSTLTSYLLEQRFMNSIIPWLQQVVDLSTIHGPNYLVISAKARQEFLSAIQEAMNMEFSNPAERRYVTQLAMKFHHIWGKCS
- the LOC126705820 gene encoding TORTIFOLIA1-like protein 2 isoform X1 — protein: MKKHAHMKARGTTRVNAQQVIFELKHKVVIALNKLADRDTYQIGVDELEKTAECLTPDGIAPFLSCILDTDSEQKSAVRKECIRLMGTLARFHEGLVGPHLAKMVASIVKRLKDPDSIVRDACVETVGVLASKLSNCRGETDGVFVVLVKPLFEALGEQNRQVQLGSALCLARVIDNSHDPPISILQKMLARTTKLLKNPHFMAKPAVIELNRSIIQVGGAPTQNILSGAMAGIREALKNSDWTTRKAASVALGDIAATGGSFLGSFRTSSIRSLESCRFDKVKPVRDAVLQALQYWRSLPGPDTPEPSEAGSSIKENYCGGDYSDLTSTSESGWKDVTLKKTGTGSTKGRAPLSIRKTCQNYVENPKISKADDWQIEIAVPKSHNVSLAEFHNEESEGSSVTKTLERMSAEGTSPQDTGYEYVPMDDKQECSSVSNLTTDNFETKFVTVSHECLEEGGLLKPIQRTQRFAAEEVSSEEQMYLAKRQDRRSLDSTVTESCSQTTRGCCSELANEMVCIRKQLSEIENKQSNLMDLLQVFTTGVMDSLTTIQSRVVGLEHVVDRLAQDIVLGGRYSDSASSKLLKQSQGVHSPRLSTCTPRPSVDIRNRQPSLLSVKSSDIWDENAVGRCRSSNSAKQGTDIWTNSEVKITRNPVGKVMQKGSGPGMQNVGCGQTRNANAIFASASSTNVRQHGLESKNNLWKRVKGYLCEGDLDSAYVEALCSHDELVLVELLDRTGPVLESLSPKTVSDILSTLTSYLLEQRFMNSIIPWLQQVVDLSTIHGPNYLVISAKARQEFLSAIQEAMNMEFSNPAERRYVTQLAMKFHHIWGKCS